A single window of Nicotiana sylvestris chromosome 3, ASM39365v2, whole genome shotgun sequence DNA harbors:
- the LOC104237365 gene encoding uncharacterized protein codes for MNVDGYKLWFSGVVKGKNGVGILIDRELRESVVEVRWVNDRFMVIKVVVRGSTLNVISAYAPQTGLAEEVKRRFWEALDEVVRGILPTEKLFIRKDFSGHIGSSTGDYGEVHGGFGFGNKNEGGTSLLDFARAFELVIVNSMFLKREEHLVTFWSIVAKT; via the coding sequence ATGAATGTAGACGGGTATAAATTGTGGTTCTCTGGAGTCGTGAAGGgcaagaatggagtgggtatttTGATAGATAGGGAGCTTAGAGAGTCGGTGGTTGAGGTTAGATGGGTGAATGACAGATTTATGGTGATTAAGGTAGTAGTTAGAGGGAGCACTCTGAATGTCATTAGCGCTTACGCGCCGCAAACGGGCTTGGCCGAGGAGGTCAAAAGGCGCTTCTGGGAGGCGCTGGATGAGGTGGTGCGGGGTATTCTGCCTACGGAGAAGCTATTCATAAGAAAGGATTTCAgtggtcatattgggtcgtctACTGGTGACTATGGTGAGGTACACGGTGGCTTCGGCTTTGGCAATAAGAACGAGGGTGGTACCTCACTGTTGGATTTTGCTAGAGCTTTTGAATTGGTGATTGTTAACTCTATGTTTCTGAAGAGGgaggaacatttggttactttctGGAGTATAGTGGCTAAGACttag